One genomic segment of Oreochromis aureus strain Israel breed Guangdong linkage group 9, ZZ_aureus, whole genome shotgun sequence includes these proteins:
- the boc gene encoding brother of CDO isoform X1, whose translation MCLWGSVWKMSGKQDWTPWMKKRRAPVLCALGAVLLCCLQSGASLTDEVPTFNEEPTSVVQKLGGSVTLHCSARPASANISWRLNGHELVDGDLGVVLRPSSLFIPVLSNQTLGRYQCVASTSAGALASVPANVTAAKLRDFEPDDQQEIEVDEGNTAVIECHLPESQPKAQVRYSVKQEWLETSKGNYLIMPSGNLQIANATRDDEGPYKCAAYNPVTQEVKTSTSADRLRIRRSTSEAARIIYPPAPRSIMVTKGQRLVLECVASGIPTPQVTWAKDGQDLRLHNNTRFLLSNLLIDAVGEGDSGTYACRADNGIGSASSAVVLYDVQVFEPPQVMVELQQREVVYGDTVRFICQARGKPAPSVMWLHNAQPLVQSSRHRLTPRMLRISKVGPRDDGLYQCMAENGVGSSQASARLITVSTGTSSRGRLPPIYRPLSPDKVLREQPPVRPGVAGAMLPLDCSEFPGYMPAEAPIILSQPRTGKADYYELTWKPRHEHGPPVLEYMIKYRKVGELLADWTSTSILGSLHKLTLSKLQPDSLYEVEMTAKNCAGLGQPAMMTFRTGKGRKNLGVSNDPPKTPSVPSPSLSPPEAPDKPTVSTATETSAYVTWIPRGNRGFPIQSFRVEYKKVKKAGEDWVTAVENIPPSRLSVEITGLEKGTSYKFRVVAVNVIGSSPPSAPSKAYTVVGGRTHERPVDGPYITYNEAINETTIILKWTYTPVNNTPIYGFYIYYRPTDSDNDSDYKKDVVEGDRYWHSITDLQPETAYDIKMQSFNEKGESEFGNVVILETKARPNSQKPLPSETPTDPRYGPPDGGVPRPGDLPYLIVGVVLGAFVFIIVAFIPFCLWRAWAKQKQTTDMCFPAVAAPVSSCQYTMVPLQGLALVGHCPLDTHMTAPHGVYPANGEYTPNGKPHHPKHCLPGLQQDGVDCDMECDTLLQQPNGHLPVYHYSTSGPDYPDHHEHSCYPPDDSTLQLLNSPHQLLDSQEAGGDGGFCGGDKTEDIPPKPASFPLLSLEDEGIFTTSSSAATTPQSQDAAIQEVNILPNEASPEDEGTASATDA comes from the exons ATGTGCCTCT gGGGTAGTGTATGGAAGATGTCTGGAAAACAAGACTGGACTCCGTGGATGAAAAAGAGAAGGGCTCCAGTGTTGTGCGCTCTTGGTGCAGTACTGCTGTGCTGCCTGCAGAGCGGCGCTTCACTCACCG ACGAGGTGCCGACGTTCAACGAAGAGCCCACATCCGTGGTGCAGAAGCTGGGAGGCAGCGTCACCCTGCATTGCAGTGCCCGTCCCGCCTCCGCCAACATCAGCTGGCGCCTCAACGGCCATGAGCTGGTAGACGGAGATTTGGGTGTAGTGCTGAGGCCCAGCAGCCTGTTCATCCCGGTTCTCTCCAATCAGACTCTTGGCAGATACCAGTGTGTGGCCAGCACCAGCGCCGGAGCCCTAGCCAGTGTGCCTGCTAACGTCACTGCTGCCA AGCTGCGGGACTTCGAGCCCGATGACCAGCAGGAGATCGAAGTGGATGAAGGCAACACGGCTGTTATTGAATGTCACCTCCCCGAAAGCCAGCCCAAGGCTCAGGTCCGCTACAGCGTCAAACAGGAATGGCTGGAAACATCCAAAG GGAACTACCTCATCATGCCATCAGGGAACCTGCAGATAGCCAACGCCACACGGGATGACGAGGGGCCCTACAAGTGTGCTGCCTACAACCCCGTCACTCAGGAGGTTAAAACGTCCACCTCTGCTGATCGACTGCGCATACGCC GCTCCACATCAGAAGCGGCTCGGATCATTTACCCGCCGGCACCCCGCTCCATCATGGTGACTAAAGGCCAGCGGCTGGTGCTGGAGTGTGTGGCCAGTGGCATCCCAACTCCCCAGGTCACGTGGGCAAAGGACGGGCAGGACCTGCGTCTCCACAACAACACGCGTTTCCTCCTTAGCAACCTGCTTATTGACGCAGTCGGCGAGGGAGACTCGGGCACTTACGCTTGCCGGGCAGACAACGGCATCGGCTCGGCCAGCTCTGCCGTGGTGCTCTATGACGTCCAAGTGTTTG agcCTCCTCAGGTGATGGTGGAGCTGCAGCAGCGGGAAGTCGTGTACGGAGACACGGTGCGCTTCATCTGCCAGGCCCGTGGTAAGCCCGCTCCCTCTGTGATGTGGCTCCACAACGCCCAGCCGCTCGTCCAGTCTTCTCGCCACCGCCTCACCCCCCGGATGCTGCGCATCTCCAAAGTGGGCCCCCGGGATGACGGGCTGTACCAGTGCATGGCTGAGAACGGGGTGGGCAGCTCACAGGCCTCCGCTCGCCTCATCACCGTATCAACCG GGACTTCATCCCGAGGGAGGCTGCCTCCCATTTACCGCCCGCTCAGCCCAGACAAGGTGCTGAGAGAGCAGCCGCCTGTGAGGCCGGGGGTTGCGGGTGCCATGTTGCCTCTAGACTGCTCTGAATTTCCAGGGTACATGCCTGCAGAAGCCCCCATCATCCTCAGTCAGCCACGCACAGGCAAGGCTGACTATTATGAGCTCACCTGGAAGCCGCGGCATGAGCATGGACCTCCTGTACTGGAGTATATGATCAAATACAGAAAG GTGGGAGAACTTCTTGCAGACTGGACCTCCACCAGTATCCTGGGCTCTCTCCATAAGCTGACTCTATCCAAGCTGCAGCCGGACAGCTTGTATGAGGTCGAGATGACTGCCAAGAACTGTGCAGGGCTGGGACAACCAGCCATGATGACCTTCAGAACCGGCAAAG GTCGCAAAAATCTGGGAGTGTCAAATGATCCTCCAAAGACTCCCTCTGTCCCCTCACCAAGCCTCTCTC CTCCCGAAGCCCCCGACAAGCCCACGGTCTCCACAGCGACTGAGACGTCGGCGTACGTGACTTGGATTCCTCGCGGTAACCGCGGCTTCCCCATCCAGTCGTTTCGGGTGGAGTACAAGAAGGTGAAGAAGGCAGGAGAGGACTGGGTGACGGCGGTGGAGAACATCCCCCCATCGCGACTCTCCGTGGAGATCACGGGCCTGGAGAAAG GTACATCCTATAAGTTCCGTGTGGTAGCGGTGAATGTGATTGGTTCCAGTCCTCCCAGCGCCCCTTCCAAGGCATACACGGTGGTTGGCGGGAGAACACACGAACGCCCCGTCGATGGACCCTACATTACCTATAATGAGGCCATCAACGAGACCACCATCATTCTCAAATGGACG TACACTCCTGTAAACAACACGCCCATCTACGGTTTCTACATCTACTACCGGCCGACAGACAGCGATAATGACAGCGACTATAAGAAGGATGTGGTGGAAGGGGACAGATACTGGCACTCGATTACGGACCTGCAGCCCGAGACCGCCTACGACATCAAGATGCAGAGCTTCAACGAGAAGGGAGAGAGCGAATTCGGCAATGTCGTGATCCTTGAAACAAAAG CTCGTCCTAACTCCCAAAAGCCTCTCCCATCAGAGACTCCCACTGATCCTCGGTATGGACCGCCCGATGGAGGTGTGCCTCGCCCCGGCGACCTCCCCTACCTCATAGTTGGCGTTGTCCTGGGAGCCTTCGTCTTCattattgttgccttcatcCCCTTCTGCCTGTGGCGGGCTTGGGCCAAACAGA AGCAAACAACCGACATGTGCTTCCCCGCTGTGGCCGCCCCCGTGTCGTCATGTCAGTACACCATGGTTCCTCTTCAGGGACTTGCATTAGTGGGCCACTGCCCGCTGGATACTCACATGACCGCTCCACATGGCGTGTACCCCGCCAACGGAGAATACACACCGAATGGCAAACCTCACCACCCTAAGCACTGCCTGCCAGGGCTccagcag GATGGTGTGGATTGTGATATGGAGTGTGACACGCTGCTGCAACAGCCCAATGGACACCTGCCTGTTTACCACTATTCTACCAG tGGCCCTGATTATCCAGATCATCATGAGCACTCCTGCTATCCTCCAGATGACTCCACTCTCCAGCTCCTCAACTCtccacatcagcttttagactCACAGGAAGCGGGAGGTGACGGCGGCTTCTGTGGTGGAGACAAAACGGAGGACATCCCTCCAA AGCCGGCGTCTTTCCCGCTGCTCTCTCTGGAGGACGAAGGGATTTTCACCACATCCTCTTCAGCAGCCACAACGCCACAATCCCAAGATGCAGCTATACAGGAAGTGAACATCCTCCCAAATGAAGCGTCCCCCGAGGACGAGGGGACGGCCAGCGCGACAGATGCATGA
- the boc gene encoding brother of CDO isoform X2, translated as MSGKQDWTPWMKKRRAPVLCALGAVLLCCLQSGASLTDEVPTFNEEPTSVVQKLGGSVTLHCSARPASANISWRLNGHELVDGDLGVVLRPSSLFIPVLSNQTLGRYQCVASTSAGALASVPANVTAAKLRDFEPDDQQEIEVDEGNTAVIECHLPESQPKAQVRYSVKQEWLETSKGNYLIMPSGNLQIANATRDDEGPYKCAAYNPVTQEVKTSTSADRLRIRRSTSEAARIIYPPAPRSIMVTKGQRLVLECVASGIPTPQVTWAKDGQDLRLHNNTRFLLSNLLIDAVGEGDSGTYACRADNGIGSASSAVVLYDVQVFEPPQVMVELQQREVVYGDTVRFICQARGKPAPSVMWLHNAQPLVQSSRHRLTPRMLRISKVGPRDDGLYQCMAENGVGSSQASARLITVSTGTSSRGRLPPIYRPLSPDKVLREQPPVRPGVAGAMLPLDCSEFPGYMPAEAPIILSQPRTGKADYYELTWKPRHEHGPPVLEYMIKYRKVGELLADWTSTSILGSLHKLTLSKLQPDSLYEVEMTAKNCAGLGQPAMMTFRTGKGRKNLGVSNDPPKTPSVPSPSLSPPEAPDKPTVSTATETSAYVTWIPRGNRGFPIQSFRVEYKKVKKAGEDWVTAVENIPPSRLSVEITGLEKGTSYKFRVVAVNVIGSSPPSAPSKAYTVVGGRTHERPVDGPYITYNEAINETTIILKWTYTPVNNTPIYGFYIYYRPTDSDNDSDYKKDVVEGDRYWHSITDLQPETAYDIKMQSFNEKGESEFGNVVILETKARPNSQKPLPSETPTDPRYGPPDGGVPRPGDLPYLIVGVVLGAFVFIIVAFIPFCLWRAWAKQKQTTDMCFPAVAAPVSSCQYTMVPLQGLALVGHCPLDTHMTAPHGVYPANGEYTPNGKPHHPKHCLPGLQQDGVDCDMECDTLLQQPNGHLPVYHYSTSGPDYPDHHEHSCYPPDDSTLQLLNSPHQLLDSQEAGGDGGFCGGDKTEDIPPKPASFPLLSLEDEGIFTTSSSAATTPQSQDAAIQEVNILPNEASPEDEGTASATDA; from the exons ATGTCTGGAAAACAAGACTGGACTCCGTGGATGAAAAAGAGAAGGGCTCCAGTGTTGTGCGCTCTTGGTGCAGTACTGCTGTGCTGCCTGCAGAGCGGCGCTTCACTCACCG ACGAGGTGCCGACGTTCAACGAAGAGCCCACATCCGTGGTGCAGAAGCTGGGAGGCAGCGTCACCCTGCATTGCAGTGCCCGTCCCGCCTCCGCCAACATCAGCTGGCGCCTCAACGGCCATGAGCTGGTAGACGGAGATTTGGGTGTAGTGCTGAGGCCCAGCAGCCTGTTCATCCCGGTTCTCTCCAATCAGACTCTTGGCAGATACCAGTGTGTGGCCAGCACCAGCGCCGGAGCCCTAGCCAGTGTGCCTGCTAACGTCACTGCTGCCA AGCTGCGGGACTTCGAGCCCGATGACCAGCAGGAGATCGAAGTGGATGAAGGCAACACGGCTGTTATTGAATGTCACCTCCCCGAAAGCCAGCCCAAGGCTCAGGTCCGCTACAGCGTCAAACAGGAATGGCTGGAAACATCCAAAG GGAACTACCTCATCATGCCATCAGGGAACCTGCAGATAGCCAACGCCACACGGGATGACGAGGGGCCCTACAAGTGTGCTGCCTACAACCCCGTCACTCAGGAGGTTAAAACGTCCACCTCTGCTGATCGACTGCGCATACGCC GCTCCACATCAGAAGCGGCTCGGATCATTTACCCGCCGGCACCCCGCTCCATCATGGTGACTAAAGGCCAGCGGCTGGTGCTGGAGTGTGTGGCCAGTGGCATCCCAACTCCCCAGGTCACGTGGGCAAAGGACGGGCAGGACCTGCGTCTCCACAACAACACGCGTTTCCTCCTTAGCAACCTGCTTATTGACGCAGTCGGCGAGGGAGACTCGGGCACTTACGCTTGCCGGGCAGACAACGGCATCGGCTCGGCCAGCTCTGCCGTGGTGCTCTATGACGTCCAAGTGTTTG agcCTCCTCAGGTGATGGTGGAGCTGCAGCAGCGGGAAGTCGTGTACGGAGACACGGTGCGCTTCATCTGCCAGGCCCGTGGTAAGCCCGCTCCCTCTGTGATGTGGCTCCACAACGCCCAGCCGCTCGTCCAGTCTTCTCGCCACCGCCTCACCCCCCGGATGCTGCGCATCTCCAAAGTGGGCCCCCGGGATGACGGGCTGTACCAGTGCATGGCTGAGAACGGGGTGGGCAGCTCACAGGCCTCCGCTCGCCTCATCACCGTATCAACCG GGACTTCATCCCGAGGGAGGCTGCCTCCCATTTACCGCCCGCTCAGCCCAGACAAGGTGCTGAGAGAGCAGCCGCCTGTGAGGCCGGGGGTTGCGGGTGCCATGTTGCCTCTAGACTGCTCTGAATTTCCAGGGTACATGCCTGCAGAAGCCCCCATCATCCTCAGTCAGCCACGCACAGGCAAGGCTGACTATTATGAGCTCACCTGGAAGCCGCGGCATGAGCATGGACCTCCTGTACTGGAGTATATGATCAAATACAGAAAG GTGGGAGAACTTCTTGCAGACTGGACCTCCACCAGTATCCTGGGCTCTCTCCATAAGCTGACTCTATCCAAGCTGCAGCCGGACAGCTTGTATGAGGTCGAGATGACTGCCAAGAACTGTGCAGGGCTGGGACAACCAGCCATGATGACCTTCAGAACCGGCAAAG GTCGCAAAAATCTGGGAGTGTCAAATGATCCTCCAAAGACTCCCTCTGTCCCCTCACCAAGCCTCTCTC CTCCCGAAGCCCCCGACAAGCCCACGGTCTCCACAGCGACTGAGACGTCGGCGTACGTGACTTGGATTCCTCGCGGTAACCGCGGCTTCCCCATCCAGTCGTTTCGGGTGGAGTACAAGAAGGTGAAGAAGGCAGGAGAGGACTGGGTGACGGCGGTGGAGAACATCCCCCCATCGCGACTCTCCGTGGAGATCACGGGCCTGGAGAAAG GTACATCCTATAAGTTCCGTGTGGTAGCGGTGAATGTGATTGGTTCCAGTCCTCCCAGCGCCCCTTCCAAGGCATACACGGTGGTTGGCGGGAGAACACACGAACGCCCCGTCGATGGACCCTACATTACCTATAATGAGGCCATCAACGAGACCACCATCATTCTCAAATGGACG TACACTCCTGTAAACAACACGCCCATCTACGGTTTCTACATCTACTACCGGCCGACAGACAGCGATAATGACAGCGACTATAAGAAGGATGTGGTGGAAGGGGACAGATACTGGCACTCGATTACGGACCTGCAGCCCGAGACCGCCTACGACATCAAGATGCAGAGCTTCAACGAGAAGGGAGAGAGCGAATTCGGCAATGTCGTGATCCTTGAAACAAAAG CTCGTCCTAACTCCCAAAAGCCTCTCCCATCAGAGACTCCCACTGATCCTCGGTATGGACCGCCCGATGGAGGTGTGCCTCGCCCCGGCGACCTCCCCTACCTCATAGTTGGCGTTGTCCTGGGAGCCTTCGTCTTCattattgttgccttcatcCCCTTCTGCCTGTGGCGGGCTTGGGCCAAACAGA AGCAAACAACCGACATGTGCTTCCCCGCTGTGGCCGCCCCCGTGTCGTCATGTCAGTACACCATGGTTCCTCTTCAGGGACTTGCATTAGTGGGCCACTGCCCGCTGGATACTCACATGACCGCTCCACATGGCGTGTACCCCGCCAACGGAGAATACACACCGAATGGCAAACCTCACCACCCTAAGCACTGCCTGCCAGGGCTccagcag GATGGTGTGGATTGTGATATGGAGTGTGACACGCTGCTGCAACAGCCCAATGGACACCTGCCTGTTTACCACTATTCTACCAG tGGCCCTGATTATCCAGATCATCATGAGCACTCCTGCTATCCTCCAGATGACTCCACTCTCCAGCTCCTCAACTCtccacatcagcttttagactCACAGGAAGCGGGAGGTGACGGCGGCTTCTGTGGTGGAGACAAAACGGAGGACATCCCTCCAA AGCCGGCGTCTTTCCCGCTGCTCTCTCTGGAGGACGAAGGGATTTTCACCACATCCTCTTCAGCAGCCACAACGCCACAATCCCAAGATGCAGCTATACAGGAAGTGAACATCCTCCCAAATGAAGCGTCCCCCGAGGACGAGGGGACGGCCAGCGCGACAGATGCATGA